From a single bacterium genomic region:
- the serC gene encoding 3-phosphoserine/phosphohydroxythreonine transaminase: protein MMKRVYNFNPGPSALPLEVLKTAQEEMLDYKGVGMSVLEMSHRSKDFEAILAEAKTLIKKHLQLPDGFHILFLGGGASMQFAMLPMNFLSQGQSADYIITGSWAQKAASEAKLFGTVNTAASSSEANFSYIPTQDQIKLDPSAQYVHVTTNNTIFGSEWSYLPETGNVPLILDMSSDILSRRVDVSKTSFIYAGAQKNLGPAGVTLVIVKEDFAAKQKQGLPKILSYSTYIKEDSLYNTPPVYPIYITMLTMRWIDSIGGMVEVEKRNNRKKELIYGAIDNSGGYYKGTVRADSRSGMNVTIRMNTEELEAKFIAEAKSAGFIGLKGHRSVGGLRASTYNAVPVEAVEKLVEFMKDFQKKN, encoded by the coding sequence ATTATGAAACGCGTTTACAATTTCAATCCGGGACCGTCTGCTCTTCCTCTTGAAGTGCTGAAGACCGCACAGGAAGAGATGCTCGACTACAAGGGTGTCGGCATGTCGGTACTCGAAATGAGTCATCGCAGTAAGGACTTCGAGGCGATCCTCGCTGAAGCCAAGACACTGATCAAGAAGCATCTGCAACTGCCGGATGGATTTCATATCCTGTTTCTCGGCGGCGGAGCTTCGATGCAGTTTGCCATGCTGCCGATGAACTTCCTGTCGCAGGGACAGAGTGCAGATTACATCATTACTGGTTCGTGGGCGCAGAAGGCGGCATCAGAAGCCAAGCTGTTCGGCACAGTCAATACTGCTGCCAGTTCGAGCGAAGCGAATTTCAGCTACATCCCGACGCAGGACCAGATCAAACTGGATCCGAGTGCGCAATACGTGCACGTCACAACCAACAACACGATTTTCGGCTCTGAGTGGAGCTATCTGCCCGAAACCGGCAATGTACCGCTGATATTGGATATGTCTTCGGATATTCTGTCGCGGCGCGTTGATGTTTCCAAGACATCGTTTATCTATGCCGGTGCACAGAAGAATCTTGGACCGGCAGGTGTCACGCTGGTGATTGTCAAAGAGGACTTTGCGGCTAAACAGAAGCAAGGTCTGCCGAAGATATTGAGCTATTCGACCTACATCAAGGAAGACTCGCTGTACAACACGCCGCCGGTGTATCCGATTTACATCACGATGTTGACGATGCGGTGGATTGACTCGATAGGCGGTATGGTCGAAGTAGAGAAGCGCAACAATCGCAAGAAAGAGCTGATCTACGGCGCGATTGACAATTCCGGCGGCTACTACAAAGGCACCGTCCGCGCCGACAGTCGTTCGGGAATGAACGTAACGATTCGAATGAATACTGAAGAACTCGAAGCGAAATTCATCGCTGAGGCAAAATCAGCGGGATTCATCGGACTCAAAGGCCACCGTTCGGTTGGCGGCCTGCGGGCATCAACCTACAATGCGGTGCCGGTGGAAGCGGTCGAAAAGCTGGTCGAGTTTATGAAGGACTTTCAGAAAAAGAACTAA
- a CDS encoding hydroxyacid dehydrogenase, with the protein MKILLSDAFDPSLPDLLRKYGEVTSNKDEAPEADVILVRSKTKCTKEYIDLAKKVRLIIRGGVGLDNIDVKYAEEKGIEVHNTADASSIAVAELAFAMMIAVPNRLVESDISMKEGKWLKKELKRTELSGKTLGILGCGKIGTEVAKRAQAFGMNVIGYDPTVDVHDIITIKVTIDEVYHDADYLTMHTPLTEKTLGMINKESIAKMKDGVVIINTGRGKCVIEQDVVDALNTGKIGFYCNDVWYSDPPENSPLYKAKNTLLTPHIGASTNENLLRIGKAVDRIIGKFVGNYNQRII; encoded by the coding sequence ATGAAGATATTATTGTCGGACGCCTTTGACCCGTCGCTTCCCGATCTGTTGCGGAAGTATGGCGAGGTTACCTCGAACAAGGACGAGGCTCCGGAAGCTGATGTCATTCTCGTGCGTTCGAAAACAAAGTGCACGAAGGAGTACATCGACCTGGCGAAGAAAGTACGTTTGATCATCCGCGGCGGCGTCGGACTTGACAATATTGATGTCAAGTACGCCGAGGAAAAAGGAATCGAAGTACACAACACGGCGGACGCTTCGAGTATCGCGGTGGCAGAGCTGGCTTTCGCGATGATGATTGCAGTGCCGAACCGGCTGGTCGAGTCGGATATTTCGATGAAGGAAGGCAAGTGGCTGAAGAAGGAACTCAAGCGCACGGAGCTGTCGGGCAAGACGCTGGGAATTCTCGGCTGCGGCAAGATCGGCACCGAAGTTGCAAAACGGGCGCAGGCCTTCGGGATGAACGTCATCGGCTACGATCCGACTGTCGATGTACATGACATCATTACCATCAAGGTGACAATCGATGAAGTCTATCACGATGCCGACTACCTGACGATGCATACGCCATTGACGGAAAAGACACTGGGCATGATCAATAAGGAATCGATTGCCAAGATGAAGGACGGCGTGGTGATTATCAACACCGGTCGCGGCAAGTGCGTGATCGAGCAGGACGTAGTCGACGCGCTCAACACCGGCAAGATCGGTTTCTACTGCAACGACGTTTGGTACTCCGATCCGCCGGAAAACTCCCCGCTTTACAAGGCGAAGAACACTCTGTTGACGCCGCATATCGGCGCTTCGACAAATGAGAATTTGCTGCGCATCGGCAAAGCTGTCGACCGCATCATCGGCAAGTTTGTCGGCAACTATAATCAGCGTATTATCTGA
- a CDS encoding DUF1015 family protein, with product MTDLMGFEPRDFITKARERFAVEELPEGKTVEPEVDRVIGMYLEKKWYKLTPLPNSYNQFDPIESLDISILSRNLLEPVLGITKPRTDKRIDFVGGIRGTKELVKLVDSGKFKVAFAVPPVSLKALRSVADSGGVMPPKSTWFEPKLRDGMAVYVLNS from the coding sequence GTGACAGACCTGATGGGATTTGAGCCGAGAGATTTCATCACGAAGGCCAGGGAGCGATTCGCTGTTGAAGAACTTCCAGAAGGCAAAACGGTTGAACCGGAAGTTGATCGGGTAATCGGCATGTATCTTGAAAAGAAGTGGTATAAACTGACGCCGCTGCCGAACAGCTACAATCAATTCGATCCGATTGAGTCGCTCGATATCAGCATCCTGTCGCGGAATCTGCTTGAGCCGGTGCTGGGTATCACCAAACCGCGCACCGACAAGCGAATCGATTTCGTCGGTGGAATTCGCGGGACGAAAGAACTTGTGAAGCTGGTTGATTCCGGCAAGTTCAAAGTTGCATTCGCAGTGCCGCCGGTTTCGCTAAAAGCGTTGCGCTCGGTCGCCGATTCGGGTGGTGTGATGCCGCCGAAATCAACGTGGTTTGAACCGAAACTGCGCGACGGCATGGCGGTGTATGTTCTTAATTCGTAG